The Pontibacter korlensis sequence ACAACCGTGAGTACGATGCTATCACCAAAGAAATCGAACTTCAGAAACTGGAAATCCAGATTTCTGAAAAGAAAATAAAAGAAGCTCACTACCAGATCGATCAGAAGATCAACGAGATCGAAGGCACAAAGCACCGTCTGGAAGAGCGTCGCAAAGACCTTGATAACAAGAAAAAAGAACTTGAGCAGATAGTTTCTGAAAGCCAGGAAGAGGAAAGAAAGCTTGAAGAGGAGCGTAACTCAGCTGCAAGCAGTGTTGAAGATCGCTTACTGAGCGCCTATAACCGTATCCGCAAAAATGTTCGCAACGGCCTTGCTGTTGTCTCAGTTAAGCGTGATGCATGTGGTGGTTGCTTTAACACGGTACCTCCTCAGCGCCAGGCAGACATTGCTGCACAGAAGAAAATTATAGTATGCGAGCACTGCGGCCGTATATTGGCGGGTGTTGAGTTGCGCGTATACTAATATTAATCTGGTTAATCTTGAGCGTACATCGCTTGCATACAAAAAGAAAGAGGATGGCTAAACCCCATCCTTTTTTTTTGTTGCTGTTTGTTTGGCTTTTGTCTTACACAGGCTCCGCAGCACCTGCTTTCAATTCACATCACCAGGATGTTTATCATGAACTTCTAAAACTAAAAGTAAAAAGCGGAAGAGCCCTTCTCCTGCCTCAGCAGCACAGCAACAACGCAGCTGATTTACTACTAGCCAACTATGGGGACTTTCTGGAGCTGTGCGTGCAGCAAAACCAAGGTAGGCTTCATGAGCTGCTGGAGGCCCAGGAAACTCGTTTAGAAATGCTGGAAGACCTGCCACAGCAGGACAAGTGGGTGCTCTATGCCAAAGCAGAAGTACAGATGCAGCTTGCCATGTCTAAGTTGCTATTTGGCAACCGCTTATCTGCTGCGTGGGATTTCAGAAAAGCATATTTGCAGTACAGCCACAATGTAAAAAAGCATCCGGAGTTTTTACCTAACAGGAAAAACCTGGGAGTACTGCAGGTACTTATAGGATCGGTGCCCGACAAGTATAAATGGTTTCTAAGTATCATTGGCCTGAAAGGGAGTATCAGGCAAGGAATGGCTAATTTAAAACAAGCCACAGCTCCAGAAAATCCTTTCTACCAGGAGGCACAACTACTTTATGTGGTTGTCAAGCACCTAACGGAACCCGAGAAAGAAGTACAGGCCCTGAAGCAGATAAAATCTATGGCTGAGAAGCAGCCGGACAATTTGCTCTTTCAGTTTGTTGCCATGCATTTGTTCAAAAAGGCCAGAGCCAGCAAGGAGGCGTTACAGGTGTACTTGCATGTTCCCCGAACTAAGGCATACCTCTCTTTCCCTTACCTGCACCATCTGGCTGCAGACCTATACCTTTACCGTGCTGATTACGATAAGTCCGTGCAAGAAAACAGAAAGTTTCTGGAGCTACACAAGGGGCAGCACTATCTCAAATCAGCTAATTACAAGCTATACTTAGCCTACGCACTTGGTAATCATAAACCACAGGCACAGTGGCACCTGCAACATGTATCTCAAGTAGGCATTGAAGAAACAGAGGAAGATCGCTACGCAGCCCGTTATGCGTTAAAGCAAGAGCCACTGGTTAAGCCCCTCATGCAGGCACGTCTGTATTCTGATGGCGGTTATTACCAGGAAGCCCTGCAGGAGCTAAAGAAGCTGCATATAAGCACAAAAACTCCTGTGGCAATACAGGCTGAGTATTACTACCGTAAAGCCCGTATCTACCACGGCACTGACTCGCTACAGCAGGCCTTGCCGTTATACAAGCAGGCGATAAGCCTCTGCGAAGGCACGGATTTATACTTCGCCCCAAGCGCTTCATTGCAGCTTGGCTATGTGTATCAGGAACTAAAGCAAATAAACACGGCTCGTCTATACTTTAAACAAGCACTAAGTTATAAGCAGCACGAGTACAAAAACAGTATTGACGCCAAGGCAAAACTGGCGTTGTCGGCAATGTAAGCAAGAATGGTTAAGTTAGAGATACAGGAAGAAAAGCTGCCGATTAGTATTGAAGAGTTTAGGCTTAAAGCTTTGGCTTGGGCCGATACTCATCCATTGGCAGCATATTATAACCCTAATTACATCCCGTACCCACACGATGGCTTTGATCACTTGTTGGCTGTCTCATCAGGTAAGCCACTTCGGCTAAACCTAGAGGATGCCTACGACAGATTACGCCAACAGCTTGTAGCGCAACACCCTTTATTGTGCGGGTATTTAGGTTATGACCTGAAGAACCAGACAGAAGATCTTATCAGTAAGAACCATGATGGAATAGATTTCCCGTTGTTAACCTTCTTTGTGCCTGAGGCCTTTATATACTTTAACACATCGAGTATAACTATCTATTCATCTGAGAAAAAAAACTCCCTTTTTCTTTCTTCTATCTTTGAAACCCCTACTCCTGCGGCCCATGCCCCTACTGGTATAAAACTGCAGCAACGCGTTTCTAAAGACCGTTACATCGAACAGGTGGAGCGGGTACGGCAACGCATTCTGGAGGGTGATGTATATGAGCTGAATTTCTGTATGGAATTCTATGCCGAGCAAGTACAGCTTCAGCCCTTACCATTGTACTTGTCCTTAAACCAAACCTCCCCGACTCCGTTTTCAGGCTATCTTAAGCTATACGACAGGTACCTGATGTGTGCCTCTCCTGAGCGTTTCCTAAAGAAGGAGGGCCCTAAGCTCATTTCTCAACCTATAAAAGGCACTATCCGCAGAGGCAGCACACCAGAGGAAGACCACATGCTACAGCACCAGCTCCGCCACGACGAGAAGGAACTTGCCGAAAACATGATGATTGTGGACCTGGTGCGAAATGACCTGAGCCGATCTTGCGAAACCGGAACTGTGCAGGTAGAAGAAATGTTCGGGATTTATGGCTTTAAGCAGGTTTGGCAGATGATTTCTACAGTGGTAGGAGAATTAAAGCCAGAACATGACCTGGTAGATGCATTGGTAGGTGCGTTCCCTATGGGAAGTATGACTGGAGCCCCTAAAATCAGTGCAATGCACATCATAGAAGAGCTGGAAGACACAAAAAGAGGCTTATACTCAGGTGCGTTTGGCTACATCAAAGCGAGTGGCGACTGTGATTTTAACGTTGTAATCAGGAGTATGCAGTACAACGCCAGCAATGAATACCTAAGCTTTATGGTAGGTAGCGCTATCACCTATGACTCGAATCCTGAGCTAGAGTATGAAGAGTGCCTGCTAAAAGCAAAGGCCATGCTTGACGTGCTAGGTGCCAGAGTAGGTGATAAATAGGGGCTTTTACTATTAGCTACAACAAGTAATTAAGCTTCTGATTGATCAAAATAAAAAAGTCTCTTCTGCCATTCTGTCACGTTTTTGATAACATTATAGTATATTTGCAGCTCTAATTAAGGTATTATGGATCCAATAGTAGATTTAGATTTTATAGATAACCGTACCCCGGAGCAGGCCGCCGCATGCGACACAAAAGTGACAGAAGAAACTAATACTGGCAAAACACGCAAGCTGTACATAGAGAGCTATGGCTGCCAGATGAACTTCTCTGACAGTGAGATCGTGTCTTCTATCATGTTTGAGCAAGGCTTTGATACTACCTCTGATATAGAGCAAGCAGACCTGGTATTCCTGAATACCTGTTCTATTCGCGAGAAAGCTGAACAGACTGTTCGCAATCGTCTGGGCCAAATCAACTACTACAAAAAGAAAAAACCTGAAATGATGGTAGGCGTTCTTGGCTGTATGGCTGAGCGCCTGAAGAAATCGCTGCTGGAAGAAGAAAAGATTGTTGACCTTGTAGTTGGTCCGGATGCTTACCGTGACCTACCTAACCTCATTAATGAGGTTGATGGAGGTCAAAAAGCAGTTAACGTGTTGCTTTCGCGCGAGGAGACCTATGCGGACATTAACCCAATTCGCCTTAACAGCAACGGAGTAAGTGCCTTTGTTTCCATTATGCGTGGCTGCGACAACATGTGCTCTTTCTGTGTAGTGCCATTTACCCGTGGCCGTGAGCGTAGCCGTGATGCCTATTCTATTGTAAGAGAAGCGGAAGCACTGGTAGCTCAAGGCTATAAGGAAGTGACACTATTAGGCCAAAATGTTGATTCCTACAAGTGGGCTTCAGAAGATGGCTCTGAATCGGTGAACTTTGCGCAGCTGCTGGAGAAAGTAGCGCTAGTTGATCCTAACCTGCGCGTGCGCTTCTCTACCTCCCATCCAAAAGACATAACAGATGAGGTGTTGTATACGATGAAAAAGTACGACAACATCTGCAAGTATATACACCTGCCTGCGCAGAGCGGTAACTCCCGTGTGCTTGAGTTAATGAACCGTACCTACGACCGTGAGTGGTACCTGAACCGTGTGGACGCCATTAGAAGCATCTTAGGTGAAGATTGCGGCATTTCTTCAGATATGATTGCAGGTTTCTGCACCGAAACGGAAGTAGAGCACCAGGACACGCTCACTTTAATGGACTACGTGCAGTACGACTACTCTTATATGTTCTTCTACTCAGAGCGACCGGGTACGTTGGCTGCCCGCAAGCTGGAAGATGATATTCCCTTGGAAGTAAAGAAACGTCGTCTGGCAGAAATTATCGAGAAACAGCGCGAAACCTCTCTGAACCGCAATAAGCGTGATGTAGGCAGAGTGCATAAAGTGCTCGTGGAGGGTTTCTCTAAGAAATCAAACGAGCAGCTAAGTGGCCGTAACGACCAGAACAAAGTAGTTATCTTTGATAAGAAACACTACAAAAAGGGAGATTACGTTAACGTGTTCGTGCACGACTGCAGCGTAGGCACCCTCTTCGGCGAGGCAGTAGATTAAAGCGGAGATTATAGGCGTGAGAGCCTTGGGCAGGATTCATCATTTATGCCTCTCACCTACACCCCTATATTTCCGCTTTATCTGATCTTCAAATCTATAAACATGCGCAACATCGATATACAAAGTATAAAACAGCGCTTCGGCATCATCGGTAATTCACCACTGCTGAACCATGCCATTCAGGTGGCAGTACAGGTAGCCCCTACCGATATGACCGTACTTATTACTGGTGAAAGTGGAAGTGGTAAAGAATCATTTTCCAAAATAATACACCAGCTAAGCCCGCGCAAGCATGGCCAGTTTATAGCTATCAACTGTGGAGCTATACCAGAAGGTACCATAGATTCTGAGCTTTTCGGACACGAAAAAGGCTCTTTTACTGGGGCACATGATACCCGTAAGGGTTATTTTGAAGTAACCGATGGTGGCACTATTTTCTTAGATGAGATTGGAGAAATGCCTTTGGGCACACAGGCCCGTCTTCTGCGCGTGCTGGAAAATGGTGAGTTTATTAAAGTAGGCTCTTCTAAAGTACAGAAAACAGATGTACGAGTAGTGGCAGCCACTAACGTAAACCTGATAAAAGCAGTAGAAAAAGGCACGTTCCGCGAGGACCTTTACTACCGCCTTAATACTGTTCCTATTTCTGTTCCGCCCCTACGGGAACGCGGAGATGATATCCACTTGTTGTTCCGCAAGTTTGCCTCTGACTTCTCTGAGAAGTATAAAGTTCAGGCAATTACCCTTACTCCTGAGGCTGTGAAAGAACTCCAAGCTTTCCGCTGGCCAGGCAACATCAGGCAGTTGAAAAATATTGTGGAGCAGATTTCAGTTTTGGAATATGAGCGTGAGATTAACGCAGATAAGCTGCGCCATTACCTGCCTCAAGAGTCAATAACCTCCCTCCCAGCAATACAGGCTAAAGAAGGGGCCGCTGAAGGATCATTCTCAGAGCGGGACCTGCTGTATAAGGTGCTGTTTGACATGCGCCGGGATGTATCAGAGCTCAAGAAGCTGGTGTTTAACATGCTGGCACACCAGCCAAACGACGAAGACTTACTACGTGAGCATAGCCACCTGTTTGAGAACATGGAGACGCAGCAATACAATGGCC is a genomic window containing:
- a CDS encoding zinc ribbon domain-containing protein is translated as MESTVASKLEALSKLQSIDSQLDEIRRVRGDLPEEVQDLEDEIEGYEVRVRKFDDEVAALNDSIAQRKQAIKDSEGLIRKYEEQQQNVRNNREYDAITKEIELQKLEIQISEKKIKEAHYQIDQKINEIEGTKHRLEERRKDLDNKKKELEQIVSESQEEERKLEEERNSAASSVEDRLLSAYNRIRKNVRNGLAVVSVKRDACGGCFNTVPPQRQADIAAQKKIIVCEHCGRILAGVELRVY
- a CDS encoding DUF3808 domain-containing protein — translated: MSYTGSAAPAFNSHHQDVYHELLKLKVKSGRALLLPQQHSNNAADLLLANYGDFLELCVQQNQGRLHELLEAQETRLEMLEDLPQQDKWVLYAKAEVQMQLAMSKLLFGNRLSAAWDFRKAYLQYSHNVKKHPEFLPNRKNLGVLQVLIGSVPDKYKWFLSIIGLKGSIRQGMANLKQATAPENPFYQEAQLLYVVVKHLTEPEKEVQALKQIKSMAEKQPDNLLFQFVAMHLFKKARASKEALQVYLHVPRTKAYLSFPYLHHLAADLYLYRADYDKSVQENRKFLELHKGQHYLKSANYKLYLAYALGNHKPQAQWHLQHVSQVGIEETEEDRYAARYALKQEPLVKPLMQARLYSDGGYYQEALQELKKLHISTKTPVAIQAEYYYRKARIYHGTDSLQQALPLYKQAISLCEGTDLYFAPSASLQLGYVYQELKQINTARLYFKQALSYKQHEYKNSIDAKAKLALSAM
- a CDS encoding anthranilate synthase component I family protein; protein product: MVKLEIQEEKLPISIEEFRLKALAWADTHPLAAYYNPNYIPYPHDGFDHLLAVSSGKPLRLNLEDAYDRLRQQLVAQHPLLCGYLGYDLKNQTEDLISKNHDGIDFPLLTFFVPEAFIYFNTSSITIYSSEKKNSLFLSSIFETPTPAAHAPTGIKLQQRVSKDRYIEQVERVRQRILEGDVYELNFCMEFYAEQVQLQPLPLYLSLNQTSPTPFSGYLKLYDRYLMCASPERFLKKEGPKLISQPIKGTIRRGSTPEEDHMLQHQLRHDEKELAENMMIVDLVRNDLSRSCETGTVQVEEMFGIYGFKQVWQMISTVVGELKPEHDLVDALVGAFPMGSMTGAPKISAMHIIEELEDTKRGLYSGAFGYIKASGDCDFNVVIRSMQYNASNEYLSFMVGSAITYDSNPELEYEECLLKAKAMLDVLGARVGDK
- the miaB gene encoding tRNA (N6-isopentenyl adenosine(37)-C2)-methylthiotransferase MiaB, with product MDPIVDLDFIDNRTPEQAAACDTKVTEETNTGKTRKLYIESYGCQMNFSDSEIVSSIMFEQGFDTTSDIEQADLVFLNTCSIREKAEQTVRNRLGQINYYKKKKPEMMVGVLGCMAERLKKSLLEEEKIVDLVVGPDAYRDLPNLINEVDGGQKAVNVLLSREETYADINPIRLNSNGVSAFVSIMRGCDNMCSFCVVPFTRGRERSRDAYSIVREAEALVAQGYKEVTLLGQNVDSYKWASEDGSESVNFAQLLEKVALVDPNLRVRFSTSHPKDITDEVLYTMKKYDNICKYIHLPAQSGNSRVLELMNRTYDREWYLNRVDAIRSILGEDCGISSDMIAGFCTETEVEHQDTLTLMDYVQYDYSYMFFYSERPGTLAARKLEDDIPLEVKKRRLAEIIEKQRETSLNRNKRDVGRVHKVLVEGFSKKSNEQLSGRNDQNKVVIFDKKHYKKGDYVNVFVHDCSVGTLFGEAVD
- a CDS encoding sigma-54 interaction domain-containing protein: MRNIDIQSIKQRFGIIGNSPLLNHAIQVAVQVAPTDMTVLITGESGSGKESFSKIIHQLSPRKHGQFIAINCGAIPEGTIDSELFGHEKGSFTGAHDTRKGYFEVTDGGTIFLDEIGEMPLGTQARLLRVLENGEFIKVGSSKVQKTDVRVVAATNVNLIKAVEKGTFREDLYYRLNTVPISVPPLRERGDDIHLLFRKFASDFSEKYKVQAITLTPEAVKELQAFRWPGNIRQLKNIVEQISVLEYEREINADKLRHYLPQESITSLPAIQAKEGAAEGSFSERDLLYKVLFDMRRDVSELKKLVFNMLAHQPNDEDLLREHSHLFENMETQQYNGRSYQQEQVQNEPYYLPIKHSHTQEYEDDKVEDIPHETEEESLSLEDKEKELILKALKKHNNKRKYAAQDLGISERTLYRKLKQYDIED